A stretch of the Conexivisphaerales archaeon genome encodes the following:
- a CDS encoding chromate resistance protein, translating into MTREKAKVDRVACPWLIKKFVDPDAQFLFVPEDKVIQVAREEGAIPFDIKGAELGHHGDECTFDAIIKKYNLDDPALKQLALVVRGADTSNRSLTPESPGLNSIAEGFRLISKNDYDNLAKQFPVYDALYAYFNSKVKKDNSK; encoded by the coding sequence GTGACAAGAGAGAAGGCAAAAGTGGATAGGGTTGCATGCCCTTGGTTGATTAAAAAATTTGTAGACCCGGATGCTCAATTTCTTTTTGTACCTGAAGATAAAGTCATACAAGTGGCAAGAGAAGAAGGTGCTATACCTTTCGATATAAAAGGTGCAGAACTGGGTCATCACGGGGACGAGTGCACCTTTGATGCAATTATAAAAAAGTATAATCTAGATGATCCTGCTCTCAAGCAGCTAGCACTAGTAGTTCGAGGAGCTGACACATCGAACAGGAGTTTGACACCAGAGTCACCTGGCCTTAACTCTATTGCCGAAGGTTTCAGGCTCATAAGCAAAAATGATTACGACAACTTGGCAAAACAGTTCCCTGTATATGATGCTCTATATGCATATTTCAATTCAAAGGTAAAGAAAGATAATAGTAAATGA
- the asnS gene encoding asparagine--tRNA ligase, translated as MSSNTERSHYASEVFHLDPGSRVSLLGWVSVKNQIGGMLFMRIRDGSGYIQVSARKGSIDDTVWKEALSVETESAVYVEGVVKKDQRAPGGKEVAMTGFKLIAPSMPWPLRKSVLKSRSAMFDLRHLSIRGPKSSAVIRIRSELVKATFDYFYSRGYVYIQTPILVGAAVEGGATLFPVKYFDQTAYLSQSAQLYEEAAICSFDKVFVLQPAFRAEKSKTARHLTEFWMIESELAFKGLDQLMKVEEELVYNITSHIAGNCQKELEALGKRVKPVEPPFPKIDYDEALAIAEKGGVRVDWGEDLGTEAERLVSKAFEKPVFVKGYPLSARSFYHMEDPQRPKVSLSADLLAPEGYGEIATGGQRIHDYETLLKRIEEHQLNPESMKWYLELRRYGLPPHSGFGMGVERLLRWLLGLKHIRSTTLFPRTPNRLYP; from the coding sequence ATGAGTAGCAACACAGAAAGGTCCCACTACGCTTCAGAGGTCTTTCACCTTGACCCTGGGAGCAGAGTAAGCCTTCTTGGCTGGGTCTCTGTCAAGAATCAGATAGGTGGAATGCTCTTCATGAGGATCAGAGACGGAAGCGGGTACATTCAGGTATCAGCGAGGAAGGGGAGCATAGATGATACGGTATGGAAGGAGGCATTGTCTGTTGAAACCGAGTCAGCAGTTTACGTAGAAGGGGTGGTGAAGAAGGACCAGAGGGCTCCGGGAGGCAAGGAAGTAGCTATGACAGGTTTCAAGCTGATAGCTCCCTCTATGCCATGGCCGCTTCGAAAAAGTGTGCTGAAATCAAGGAGCGCAATGTTCGACCTGAGACATCTTTCGATAAGGGGACCCAAGTCTAGTGCAGTAATAAGGATAAGGTCAGAGCTTGTTAAAGCTACGTTCGATTACTTTTACTCAAGGGGCTATGTCTACATCCAGACCCCCATTCTGGTAGGCGCCGCTGTCGAGGGAGGCGCTACTCTCTTCCCTGTCAAGTATTTCGACCAGACGGCATATCTCAGCCAGAGCGCACAGCTGTACGAAGAGGCTGCGATCTGCAGCTTCGACAAGGTCTTCGTCCTGCAGCCAGCGTTCAGGGCTGAGAAATCAAAGACGGCTAGGCATCTTACTGAATTCTGGATGATAGAGTCCGAGCTAGCCTTCAAGGGGCTCGACCAGCTGATGAAAGTTGAAGAGGAGCTGGTCTACAATATAACCAGTCACATAGCAGGCAACTGTCAGAAGGAGCTGGAAGCTCTTGGAAAGAGGGTGAAGCCTGTAGAACCTCCTTTTCCAAAGATAGACTATGATGAAGCACTGGCCATAGCTGAGAAGGGAGGGGTAAGGGTTGATTGGGGTGAGGACCTAGGCACAGAAGCTGAGAGACTTGTCAGCAAGGCCTTCGAAAAGCCTGTATTTGTAAAAGGCTATCCTCTATCAGCCAGAAGCTTCTACCACATGGAAGACCCCCAGAGGCCAAAGGTCTCTCTGAGCGCTGACCTGCTTGCGCCTGAAGGTTACGGAGAGATAGCTACTGGAGGGCAGAGAATTCACGATTATGAAACACTGCTGAAGAGAATAGAAGAGCACCAGCTTAACCCTGAAAGCATGAAATGGTATCTCGAGCTCAGAAGGTATGGCTTGCCTCCTCATAGCGGGTTCGGTATGGGGGTAGAAAGGCTGCTCAGGTGGCTGCTGGGCTTGAAGCACATAAGGTCCACTACCCTGTTCCCAAGAACTCCAAATCGACTATACCCTTAA
- a CDS encoding fibrillarin-like rRNA/tRNA 2'-O-methyltransferase has translation MEVIEVVDGIYRVRVEDSTREYLATLNLAPGISVYGERLLQYKGKEFRLWDPFRSKLAAAILKGLKDIAIARGSRILYLGASTGTTVSHVSDIVGKEGIVFAVEVSQRVARELMEHVARYRKNVIPIVEDARRPERYSVVYGRIDVVYCDIAQPDQTEIAVLNADRYLRNNGRLLLVVKARSIDVLSDPRAVIRREAEKVSARGYEVRQVMELDPYDKDHGIVLAAKK, from the coding sequence ATGGAAGTTATCGAAGTAGTTGACGGAATATACAGAGTCAGAGTGGAGGATTCCACAAGAGAATACCTGGCAACGTTGAACCTTGCTCCAGGTATAAGTGTGTATGGCGAGAGACTTCTTCAGTATAAAGGAAAGGAGTTCAGGCTTTGGGACCCATTCAGGAGCAAGCTGGCTGCTGCAATCCTCAAAGGTTTGAAAGACATCGCAATAGCTAGAGGTTCCCGGATTCTTTACCTAGGAGCGTCGACTGGAACTACTGTAAGCCACGTTTCAGATATAGTTGGCAAGGAAGGAATCGTCTTTGCAGTTGAGGTCTCACAAAGGGTTGCGAGAGAGTTGATGGAGCATGTAGCCAGGTATAGAAAAAATGTTATACCTATAGTTGAAGACGCAAGAAGACCTGAGAGATATTCTGTTGTGTATGGCAGGATAGATGTGGTTTACTGCGACATAGCTCAGCCGGACCAGACAGAAATAGCAGTGCTGAATGCAGACAGGTATCTGAGAAATAACGGCAGACTGCTTCTGGTAGTGAAGGCAAGAAGCATAGATGTTCTGAGCGACCCGAGGGCTGTGATAAGGAGAGAGGCAGAAAAGGTTTCTGCTAGGGGATATGAAGTCAGACAGGTCATGGAGCTGGACCCCTACGACAAGGACCATGGTATCGTCCTAGCAGCGAAGAAATAG
- the radA gene encoding DNA repair and recombination protein RadA — protein MASEEELELDSIEGIGPVTKQKLNDAGIYNLMDLAARGVGEVADALNGDTAKASEMINRARNKLSELGILAKDFVSAKELYQRRQNIERITTGSKALDDLLGGGVEVAAVTEFYGEFGSGKCVSGDTRIPYLFEKDGLATLGLDEIQSIYARFRELAGEQRHADGFVVPVRSLWVLGKDMMPKRADFLYKEKAERVFRIRTSAGRRIDAAYWHRFPVFTSRGTEWRRASELRRGDFIAVPKDSYERLLDVASFLAPRFQHEAMKGYTKGQLNFHSTPDCFLSEFRRFDYNNDVNLKDVHIHSPSHEGYISQSRNGLYSLTMTDSIHPYLPLFNQTSDAASVYDWDMVEGVEEKDYEGFVYDISVPDGHAYIGGNLPTLMHNSQVCHTLSVTVQLPRDKGGLEAGAVYIDTEGTFRPERIAEIAESRGLDPAKVLDSIIVAKAYNSAHQELIVKELGRQFEKFKTKLVVVDSAVAHYRAEFLGRGTLAERQQRLNRFMHTILRIAEIYSVAVVVTNQVQASPDFFFGDPTRATGGHVVAHTSTYRIYLRKAAKSRIARMVDSPYHPEREAVFIINNKGIDDPNEESPKRRS, from the coding sequence TTGGCTAGTGAAGAGGAGCTTGAGCTGGACTCCATAGAGGGAATAGGTCCAGTCACTAAGCAGAAGCTGAACGATGCTGGAATCTACAATCTCATGGATCTGGCAGCAAGGGGAGTGGGTGAAGTAGCTGATGCGCTTAACGGCGACACAGCAAAGGCCAGCGAAATGATAAACAGAGCTAGAAACAAGCTGAGCGAGCTCGGAATTCTCGCAAAGGATTTTGTCTCTGCAAAGGAGCTCTACCAGAGGAGGCAGAATATTGAGAGAATAACCACGGGCTCAAAGGCGCTGGATGACCTTCTGGGGGGTGGAGTTGAAGTAGCAGCGGTGACCGAATTTTACGGCGAGTTCGGTTCTGGTAAATGTGTTTCCGGTGATACACGAATTCCTTATCTTTTCGAGAAAGATGGATTAGCAACTTTAGGGCTGGACGAGATACAATCTATCTATGCAAGGTTCAGAGAGCTGGCGGGCGAGCAGAGGCATGCAGACGGTTTTGTGGTCCCTGTCCGTTCACTCTGGGTACTCGGTAAGGATATGATGCCGAAGAGGGCAGATTTCCTTTACAAAGAGAAGGCAGAGAGAGTCTTCAGAATAAGAACTTCAGCTGGAAGAAGGATAGATGCCGCCTACTGGCACAGGTTTCCCGTCTTTACTTCTCGCGGTACAGAATGGAGAAGGGCCTCAGAACTGAGGAGAGGCGACTTTATCGCTGTGCCGAAGGATTCGTACGAAAGGCTCCTAGACGTTGCTTCTTTTCTTGCTCCAAGGTTTCAGCATGAAGCCATGAAGGGCTACACCAAAGGTCAACTCAACTTTCATTCAACCCCTGACTGTTTCCTTTCGGAATTCAGACGCTTTGACTACAATAACGATGTGAATCTCAAAGATGTTCATATTCACAGTCCAAGTCACGAAGGCTATATTTCACAAAGCAGAAATGGACTATATTCTTTAACCATGACAGATTCAATCCATCCCTATCTTCCCCTCTTCAATCAGACTTCTGATGCTGCTTCCGTCTACGACTGGGATATGGTTGAAGGGGTTGAAGAGAAGGACTATGAAGGCTTTGTCTATGACATCTCCGTTCCAGATGGACATGCGTACATAGGCGGAAACCTTCCCACTCTGATGCACAATTCACAGGTCTGCCACACTCTGTCCGTGACAGTCCAGCTTCCCAGGGATAAGGGTGGTCTTGAAGCAGGGGCTGTCTACATCGACACCGAAGGAACTTTCAGGCCTGAGAGAATTGCCGAAATAGCTGAATCAAGAGGGCTCGACCCTGCTAAGGTACTTGATAGCATAATAGTTGCAAAGGCATACAACAGCGCGCATCAGGAGCTCATAGTTAAGGAGCTGGGAAGACAGTTTGAAAAGTTCAAGACAAAGCTTGTAGTGGTTGATTCTGCAGTTGCTCACTACAGGGCAGAGTTTCTGGGCAGGGGAACTCTTGCGGAGAGGCAGCAGAGGTTGAACAGGTTCATGCATACTATACTCAGGATAGCAGAAATATATTCAGTAGCTGTTGTGGTCACAAACCAGGTGCAGGCATCGCCTGACTTCTTCTTCGGAGACCCGACAAGGGCTACTGGTGGCCATGTCGTAGCTCACACAAGCACCTACAGGATCTATCTCAGGAAGGCTGCAAAGAGCAGAATAGCCAGAATGGTTGATAGTCCATACCACCCGGAAAGAGAAGCTGTCTTTATCATAAACAACAAAGGTATAGATGACCCGAACGAAGAGAGTCCAAAGAGAAGAAGCTAG
- the rpsJ gene encoding 30S ribosomal protein S10: protein MPQVARIKLESPNLDAIEMVSKEIKELGLKTGVNVKGPIPLPTKKLRVVTRKAPSGQGTHTFDKWDLRLHRRLIDIDANERTMGQLTRLKIPESVTIEIKLRSR from the coding sequence TTGCCCCAAGTTGCACGAATAAAACTGGAATCACCAAACCTGGATGCCATAGAAATGGTGAGCAAGGAGATTAAGGAGCTGGGCCTGAAGACCGGGGTGAATGTGAAAGGACCGATTCCTCTTCCGACAAAGAAACTGAGAGTTGTTACGAGGAAAGCCCCTTCGGGGCAGGGTACCCACACGTTCGATAAATGGGACCTCAGGCTGCATAGAAGACTGATAGATATAGATGCAAACGAAAGGACGATGGGTCAGCTTACCAGACTGAAGATACCAGAGTCTGTCACCATAGAAATCAAATTGAGGTCTCGTTGA
- a CDS encoding glycosyltransferase has translation MQHNPKIHVSVYGSGLGHAARTSKLLAYLKERCIIYSTSWGEGRAYLNRLGYDCREIPQLDVGWGDQDRMSFKKTVRGLPTFYGTFGLQIYREIEIMKQESPQLVISDSRLSSIIAASYLGIPSVLLTNQLRINLPVLTGKMMRFLERVNGESLAAFWISADAIIVPDLPPPYTISQYSLSPLRLTQNRLTYVGLFAGAKNYIESNPKRDRPKVFFSLTGPLVSRRWIKPLMLKAARMLADTGRVDVVFSSGNPEGSQLPEKIGKLLYYEWCPDTDAQIQDSDLVVTRSGHSTISKLVVSGKPSVLIPIPMHGEQWGNAKKCQELGIARAFDQLSTSSSKLFEGIVDAINDPSLKKSAERVREIAVKHDGVRNAVGLLQKMLQ, from the coding sequence TTGCAACATAACCCCAAGATACATGTCTCAGTCTACGGGTCTGGGCTAGGCCATGCCGCCAGAACCTCAAAGCTTCTGGCATATCTGAAAGAAAGATGTATCATATACAGCACATCATGGGGAGAAGGAAGGGCATATCTGAACAGGCTGGGCTACGACTGCAGGGAAATACCTCAGCTGGATGTGGGCTGGGGAGACCAAGACAGGATGTCTTTCAAGAAGACTGTAAGGGGCCTCCCGACTTTCTACGGTACCTTCGGTCTTCAGATATACAGGGAAATAGAAATAATGAAACAGGAATCTCCACAGCTTGTCATCAGCGATAGCAGGCTCTCTTCAATCATAGCAGCTTCATATTTAGGGATACCATCAGTCCTCCTGACCAACCAGCTGAGGATCAACCTACCTGTACTGACTGGTAAGATGATGAGGTTCCTCGAAAGAGTCAACGGAGAGAGCCTTGCTGCCTTCTGGATATCGGCAGATGCCATAATAGTTCCTGACCTGCCACCGCCATACACAATAAGCCAGTATTCACTTTCTCCCCTCAGGCTGACACAAAACAGACTGACCTATGTCGGGCTCTTCGCCGGAGCTAAAAATTACATCGAAAGCAATCCTAAGCGAGACAGGCCGAAGGTCTTCTTCTCTCTGACAGGGCCCTTAGTTTCAAGGAGATGGATCAAGCCTTTGATGTTGAAGGCTGCAAGGATGCTTGCAGATACAGGTAGGGTTGATGTTGTGTTCAGCTCAGGTAATCCGGAAGGCTCACAGCTTCCAGAAAAGATTGGTAAACTGCTTTACTATGAGTGGTGTCCGGATACGGATGCGCAGATACAGGATTCTGACTTGGTAGTGACAAGGTCAGGTCATTCGACAATATCTAAGCTTGTAGTCTCAGGGAAACCTTCTGTGCTTATCCCGATTCCCATGCATGGAGAGCAATGGGGAAACGCAAAAAAATGTCAGGAACTCGGGATAGCTAGAGCTTTCGACCAGTTATCCACTTCCTCTTCAAAGCTTTTTGAAGGGATAGTCGATGCCATTAACGACCCGTCGCTGAAGAAGTCTGCCGAAAGGGTCAGAGAAATAGCTGTGAAGCATGATGGTGTAAGAAATGCTGTGGGCCTGCTTCAGAAGATGCTTCAATAA
- a CDS encoding Mut7-C RNAse domain-containing protein, with product MKRPPSLLVDGMLGSLARKLRLYGFDTLYFDDKDDYDLMVIAKNEERVLVSSDRALISSARAKGIEAVEILGKNDVERLSEVFTYIKHNPVLKPENSRCPVCNGEILQAEKDKLAGKVPPAILARYDRFFSCSSCGKVYWEGGHWKRLSNMNLQLSSMMGMNANV from the coding sequence ATGAAGAGACCCCCTAGCCTGCTGGTAGATGGCATGCTGGGAAGCTTGGCTAGGAAGCTCAGGCTATATGGCTTTGATACGCTTTATTTTGATGATAAGGACGACTATGACCTTATGGTCATAGCCAAGAACGAGGAGAGAGTGCTGGTAAGCTCCGACAGAGCTTTGATCTCCTCTGCAAGGGCAAAGGGGATCGAGGCTGTTGAAATACTGGGAAAGAACGATGTAGAAAGACTGAGCGAGGTCTTCACTTACATAAAACACAATCCAGTCCTGAAGCCAGAGAATAGCCGTTGCCCAGTATGCAACGGGGAGATTTTGCAGGCAGAAAAGGATAAGCTGGCTGGAAAGGTTCCTCCAGCCATATTGGCAAGATACGATAGATTCTTCTCCTGCTCTTCATGCGGAAAGGTTTACTGGGAGGGAGGACACTGGAAGAGGCTTTCAAATATGAACTTGCAGCTCAGCAGCATGATGGGGATGAATGCAAATGTCTGA
- the ahcY gene encoding adenosylhomocysteinase, translating into MIGLQSDKSLADQGRNQLEWAETHMPVLVSIRRKYSDSKPLTGKKIGLVLHVTKETGVLARTLNVLGAELRLAASNPLSTQDDIAAALAEEGIQVRAKRGESNEEYFAAIRWVAESSPDIVVDDGGDLHTMLHKEYKSVNVIGGTEETTTGVNRLRAMERDGILRYPVIAVNDAYTKHLFDNRFGTGQSTVDGLMRATNILIAGKTCVVAGYGWVGRGIASRLRGMGGKVVVTETSPIRALEAVMDGFEVMQMSDASKIGDIFITATGNREVITYEHIMSMKDGAVLANSGHFDVEIDMKTLVERSVRIRQVRQNLDEHRLSNGRRVYVIAKGRLANLGAAEGHPSEVMDMSFSDQALSIIYLARTRLPSKLYPVPQEIDSEVATLKLESMGVKIDRLTESQISYQSKWE; encoded by the coding sequence GTGATAGGATTGCAGTCGGATAAATCGCTTGCAGATCAGGGACGAAACCAACTTGAATGGGCAGAGACTCACATGCCTGTTCTTGTCAGTATAAGAAGGAAGTACAGTGATTCGAAGCCCCTAACAGGGAAGAAGATAGGTCTGGTGCTGCATGTCACGAAGGAGACAGGTGTTCTGGCGAGAACTCTGAATGTACTGGGAGCAGAGCTGAGGCTTGCAGCCAGCAACCCTCTCTCAACTCAGGACGACATAGCTGCAGCGCTTGCAGAAGAAGGTATACAAGTCAGGGCCAAAAGGGGAGAAAGCAATGAAGAATACTTTGCAGCGATAAGATGGGTAGCTGAATCTTCGCCAGATATAGTGGTTGATGATGGAGGAGACCTGCATACAATGCTTCACAAAGAGTACAAATCTGTGAACGTTATAGGAGGTACAGAGGAGACGACTACAGGCGTCAACAGGCTGAGAGCTATGGAAAGGGATGGAATACTCAGATACCCAGTCATAGCTGTCAACGATGCGTACACAAAGCATCTTTTCGACAACCGCTTCGGGACTGGCCAGAGCACGGTTGATGGGCTTATGAGAGCTACCAACATACTGATAGCAGGCAAGACATGTGTGGTTGCAGGCTATGGATGGGTTGGCAGAGGCATAGCTTCAAGGCTGAGAGGGATGGGCGGAAAGGTTGTGGTTACTGAAACTTCCCCGATAAGGGCTCTGGAAGCGGTCATGGACGGGTTCGAGGTTATGCAGATGTCAGATGCAAGCAAAATCGGAGACATCTTCATAACAGCCACAGGAAACAGGGAAGTCATAACCTACGAGCACATCATGTCGATGAAGGACGGAGCTGTACTCGCAAACTCTGGCCATTTTGATGTCGAGATAGACATGAAGACACTGGTCGAGAGGAGCGTAAGGATAAGGCAGGTCAGGCAAAACCTAGATGAACACCGGCTCAGCAATGGTAGGAGAGTCTATGTTATAGCGAAGGGGAGGCTTGCTAATCTTGGGGCAGCAGAGGGTCATCCGAGCGAGGTAATGGACATGAGCTTCTCCGACCAGGCGCTCAGCATCATATACTTAGCAAGGACAAGGCTTCCTTCAAAACTTTATCCTGTGCCACAGGAGATAGACTCAGAAGTTGCTACATTGAAGCTTGAAAGCATGGGGGTAAAAATTGACAGGCTGACTGAGAGCCAGATCTCCTACCAGAGCAAATGGGAATAG
- a CDS encoding TIGR00296 family protein: MSERNGIVITLDDGKWLVKTARRAAETFVAEGKKIPIPDDTPAIAKNKMGVFVTIKSYPKDELRGCIGRPEPNQPLIEALIDSAIDSATRDPRFDPMSTQELKSSTFEVSVLTPPHVVEVKNPLEYKNKIVIGRDGLIVEWSYGAGLLLPQVPVEEGWDIETYLSYACMKAGAHPDYWLIDKVRIYSFQAIIFYEEAPGGEVRQRFLAT; encoded by the coding sequence ATGTCTGAAAGAAACGGGATCGTAATCACACTTGATGATGGGAAATGGCTGGTCAAGACCGCAAGGAGGGCTGCAGAGACCTTCGTAGCGGAGGGGAAGAAGATACCGATACCTGATGATACACCAGCCATAGCAAAAAATAAGATGGGTGTCTTTGTTACGATCAAATCATACCCCAAGGATGAATTAAGGGGTTGCATAGGCAGGCCTGAACCGAATCAGCCTCTGATCGAAGCGCTGATAGATTCAGCGATAGATTCAGCCACTCGAGACCCGAGGTTCGACCCTATGTCAACACAGGAGCTGAAGTCTTCGACGTTTGAAGTTAGCGTACTCACTCCTCCTCATGTTGTTGAAGTGAAGAATCCGCTCGAATACAAGAATAAGATAGTGATAGGCAGGGATGGCCTCATAGTCGAGTGGAGCTACGGCGCAGGCCTGCTCCTCCCGCAGGTGCCCGTTGAAGAAGGGTGGGATATAGAGACCTATCTGTCATATGCATGTATGAAGGCGGGGGCACATCCTGACTACTGGCTGATAGACAAGGTCAGGATCTACAGTTTTCAGGCAATCATATTTTATGAGGAGGCTCCGGGGGGTGAAGTAAGGCAGAGGTTTCTTGCAACATAA
- a CDS encoding 30S ribosomal protein S30e, producing MPTHGSLTKSGKVRSQTPKLEARKRIFPIPKVSVREKYRKRYLLKRRAGQNWVLP from the coding sequence TTGCCGACTCACGGTTCGCTTACAAAATCAGGGAAGGTTAGGTCTCAAACCCCTAAGCTGGAGGCAAGGAAGAGGATATTCCCCATACCCAAGGTCAGTGTAAGGGAGAAGTACAGGAAGAGATACCTGCTGAAGAGGAGAGCAGGACAGAACTGGGTACTACCCTAG
- a CDS encoding CBS domain-containing protein translates to MRTGRTRTLERSITTKVLVREVMNSPVISGSENETSDELAKKMAKYSIGSVIIIDGDDVKGIVTDGDLVNKVVARNLLPSKVKAKDVMSSPLQTIDSEKDVTEAARLMRKLGVKRLGVTYKGKVVGIVSMSDIIGVTPEIIDIISEKARILSGGSGQRSSSVSGYCDVCNQWSDSLMEIDGRFICEECRIDQSRRADEETP, encoded by the coding sequence TTGAGAACTGGGAGAACGAGAACCTTGGAGAGGTCGATAACCACAAAGGTGCTTGTAAGGGAAGTGATGAACAGCCCTGTCATTTCTGGGTCTGAGAACGAGACCTCAGACGAACTTGCGAAGAAGATGGCGAAGTATTCGATAGGTAGCGTGATAATCATAGACGGCGATGATGTCAAGGGAATAGTAACCGATGGTGACCTGGTGAACAAGGTTGTTGCCAGAAACCTGCTTCCTTCCAAGGTTAAGGCAAAGGATGTCATGTCCAGTCCTTTGCAGACGATAGACTCTGAGAAGGATGTCACAGAAGCTGCCAGGCTTATGCGCAAGCTGGGGGTGAAGAGGCTTGGCGTGACCTACAAGGGGAAAGTAGTCGGGATTGTTTCGATGTCAGATATAATAGGCGTCACCCCAGAGATTATAGACATAATCTCCGAGAAGGCAAGGATACTGTCAGGAGGTTCAGGCCAGAGGTCTTCTTCTGTTTCTGGCTACTGTGATGTTTGCAACCAGTGGTCAGACAGCTTGATGGAGATAGATGGTAGATTCATCTGCGAAGAATGCAGAATCGACCAGAGCAGGAGGGCAGATGAAGAGACCCCCTAG
- a CDS encoding redoxin domain-containing protein, which yields MTPKVGDLAPSISLYDQDRKLRTLQEFTSKGNVVVAFFPGAFTSVCTKEMCTFRDSLSNFSGLGQVIGISIDTPFALKAFSEANKLNFPLLSDYEKKAIRDYGVEYENFVGLPGYKVARRSVFVVGRDQKVKYVWLAPEQGVEPNYKEVEQALR from the coding sequence ATGACTCCGAAAGTTGGCGATTTAGCTCCGTCCATTTCTCTGTACGACCAGGACAGGAAGCTGAGGACTCTGCAGGAGTTCACTTCGAAGGGAAACGTCGTTGTAGCATTCTTCCCAGGGGCATTCACCTCTGTGTGCACAAAGGAGATGTGCACATTCAGAGATTCACTTTCCAATTTTTCAGGTCTCGGACAAGTGATAGGAATAAGCATTGACACACCGTTTGCTCTGAAGGCATTTTCAGAGGCGAACAAGCTCAACTTCCCGCTGCTGAGTGATTACGAAAAGAAGGCCATAAGGGATTATGGGGTAGAATACGAAAATTTCGTAGGACTGCCTGGCTACAAGGTCGCTCGCAGGTCCGTCTTTGTCGTAGGAAGGGACCAGAAGGTAAAGTATGTTTGGCTGGCGCCTGAGCAGGGCGTTGAACCTAACTATAAGGAAGTCGAGCAGGCACTGAGGTGA
- a CDS encoding peroxiredoxin, translated as MTFISQTTLKLKEGDAFPDVELQAYPEGKKSVSDYRGKWLVLYFYPRDDTPGCTTEACSFRDHIADIKKLGAEVVGVSTDDYKSHERFAKKYNLNFTLLSDVDGELGKLVGALREGAARLTENRVTFLIDPKGYVAKVYPKVTPSDHSEEIIRDLKSLLAK; from the coding sequence GTGACCTTTATTTCACAGACAACTCTGAAACTAAAGGAAGGAGATGCCTTTCCTGATGTAGAGCTTCAGGCCTACCCTGAAGGAAAGAAGAGTGTATCAGACTATAGAGGGAAGTGGCTGGTACTCTATTTCTATCCAAGGGACGATACACCAGGCTGCACAACTGAAGCATGCAGCTTCAGGGACCACATAGCAGACATAAAGAAGCTTGGGGCAGAAGTTGTTGGAGTAAGCACAGATGACTATAAGAGTCACGAAAGGTTTGCGAAGAAATACAACCTTAACTTTACCCTGCTGAGCGACGTCGATGGAGAACTTGGAAAGTTAGTCGGAGCTCTGAGGGAAGGGGCAGCAAGGCTGACTGAAAACAGGGTCACGTTTCTGATAGATCCAAAGGGATACGTGGCGAAGGTCTATCCCAAGGTTACACCTTCAGACCACTCTGAAGAGATAATAAGAGACCTGAAGTCTCTGTTGGCAAAGTAA